A portion of the Mustela erminea isolate mMusErm1 chromosome 19, mMusErm1.Pri, whole genome shotgun sequence genome contains these proteins:
- the MAG gene encoding myelin-associated glycoprotein isoform X2 — MIFLTTLPLFWIMISASRGGHWGAWMPSSISAFEGTCVSIPCRFDFPDELRPAVVHGVWYFNSPYPKNYPPVVFKSRTQVVHESFQGRSRLLGDLGLRNCTLLLSSLSPELGGKYYFRGDLGGYNQYTFSEHSVLDIINTPNIVVPPEVVAGSEVEVSCMVPDNCPELRPELSWLGHEGLGEPTVLGRLREDEGTWVQVSLLHFVPTREANGHRLGCQASFPNTTLQFEGYASLDVKYPPVIVEMNASVEAIEGSHVSLLCGADSNPLPLLTWMRDGTVLREAVAESLFLDLEEVTAAEDGVYACLAENAYGQDNGTVELSVMYAPRKPMVNGTMVAVEGETVSILCSTQSNPDPILTIFKEKQILATVIYESELQLELPAVTPEDDGEYWCVAENQYGQRATTFNLSVEFAPMILLESHCAAARDTVQCLCVVKSNPEPSVAFELPSRNVTVNETEREFVYSERSGLLLTSILTLRGQTQAPPRVICTAHNLYGTKSLELPFQGAHRLMWAKIGPVGAVVAFAILIAIVCYITQTRRKKNVTESPSFSAGDNPPVLFSSDFRISGAPEKYESREVSTLE; from the exons ATGATTTTCCTCACGACCCTGCCTCTGTTTTGGATTATGATTTCAG CCTCTCGCGGTggtcactggggtgcctggatgcccTCATCCATCTCTGCCTTCGAGGGCACGTGCGTCTCCATCCCCTGCCGCTTCGACTTCCCCGACGAGCTGCGGCCGGCTGTGGTGCATGGCGTCTGGTACTTCAACAGCCCCTACCCAAAAAACTACCCCCCAGTGGTCTTCAAGTCTCGAACCCAAGTCGTGCACGAGAGTTTCCAGGGCCGCAGCCGCCTCCTGGGGGACCTTGGCCTGCGTAACTGCACCCTTCTGCTCAGCAGCCTCAGCCCGGAGCTGGGCGGCAAGTACTACTTCCGCGGGGACCTAGGGGGCTACAACCAATACACCTTCTCGGAGCACAGTGTTCTGGATATCATCA ACACCCCCAACATCGTGGTTCCCCCAGAGGTGGTCGCAGGCTCTGAAGTGGAGGTGAGCTGCATGGTGCCAGACAACTGCCCGGAGCTTCGCCCGGAGCTGAGCTGGCTGGGCCACGAAGGGCTGGGGGAGCCCACCGTGCTGGGTCGGCTGCGCGAGgacgagggcacctgggtgcagGTGTCGCTGCTACATTTCGTGCCCACTAGGGAGGCCAACGGCCACCGGCTGGGCTGCCAGGCCTCCTTCCCCAACACCACCCTGCAGTTCGAGGGCTACGCCAGCCTGGACGTCAAGT ACCCCCCGGTGATCGTGGAAATGAACGCCTCGGTGGAGGCCATCGAGGGCTCGCACGTCAGCCTGCTCTGCGGGGCGGACAGCAACCCGCTGCCGCTGCTGACCTGGATGAGGGACGGCACGGTGCTCCGGGAGGCCGTGGCCGAAAGCCTGTTCTTGGATCTGGAAGAGGTGACCGCCGCGGAGGACGGCGTCTACGCTTGCCTGGCAGAGAACGCCTACGGCCAGGACAACGGCACCGTGGAGCTCAGCGTCATGT ATGCACCCCGGAAGCCGATGGTGAACGGGACGATGGTGGCTGTGGAGGGGGAGACGGTCTCCATCTTGTGCTCCACACAGAGCAACCCGGATCCTATTCTCACCATCTtcaaggagaagcagattctggcCACGGTCATCTACGAGAGCGAGCTGCAGCTTGAGCTGCCTGCCGTCACTCCCGAGGATGACGGAGAGTACTGGTGTGTGGCTGAGAACCAGTATGGCCAGAGGGCCACCACCTTCAACCTGTCCGTGGAGT TTGCCCCCATGATCCTCCTGGAGTCCCACTGTGCAGCAGCCCGGGACACGGTGCAGTGCCTGTGCGTGGTGAAATCCAACCCGGAGCCGTCCGTGGCTTTCGAGCTGCCCTCACGGAACGTGACTGTGAACGAGACTGAGCGGGAGTTTGTGTACTCGGAGCGCAGTGGCCTCCTGCTCACCAGCATCCTCACGCTGCGGGGGCAGacccaggccccgccccgggTCATTTGCACAGCCCACAACCTCTACGGCACCAAGAGCCTGGAGCTGCCCTTCCAGGGAGCCC ACCGCCTGATGTGGGCCAAGATCGGCCCCGTGGGAGCCGTGGTAGCCTTTGCCATCCTAATTGCCATCGTCTGCTACATCACCCAGACACGCAGAAA AAAGAACGTGACAGAGAGCCCCAGCTTCTCGGCGGGGGACAACCCCCCGGTTCTGTTCAGCAGCGACTTCCGCATCTCTGGGGCACCAGAGAAATATGAG TCCAGAGAGGTCTCTACCCTGGAATGA
- the MAG gene encoding myelin-associated glycoprotein isoform X1, giving the protein MIFLTTLPLFWIMISASRGGHWGAWMPSSISAFEGTCVSIPCRFDFPDELRPAVVHGVWYFNSPYPKNYPPVVFKSRTQVVHESFQGRSRLLGDLGLRNCTLLLSSLSPELGGKYYFRGDLGGYNQYTFSEHSVLDIINTPNIVVPPEVVAGSEVEVSCMVPDNCPELRPELSWLGHEGLGEPTVLGRLREDEGTWVQVSLLHFVPTREANGHRLGCQASFPNTTLQFEGYASLDVKYPPVIVEMNASVEAIEGSHVSLLCGADSNPLPLLTWMRDGTVLREAVAESLFLDLEEVTAAEDGVYACLAENAYGQDNGTVELSVMYAPRKPMVNGTMVAVEGETVSILCSTQSNPDPILTIFKEKQILATVIYESELQLELPAVTPEDDGEYWCVAENQYGQRATTFNLSVEFAPMILLESHCAAARDTVQCLCVVKSNPEPSVAFELPSRNVTVNETEREFVYSERSGLLLTSILTLRGQTQAPPRVICTAHNLYGTKSLELPFQGAHRLMWAKIGPVGAVVAFAILIAIVCYITQTRRKKNVTESPSFSAGDNPPVLFSSDFRISGAPEKYESERRLGSERRLLGLRGEPPELDLSYSHSDLGKRPTKDSYTLTEELAEYAEIRVK; this is encoded by the exons ATGATTTTCCTCACGACCCTGCCTCTGTTTTGGATTATGATTTCAG CCTCTCGCGGTggtcactggggtgcctggatgcccTCATCCATCTCTGCCTTCGAGGGCACGTGCGTCTCCATCCCCTGCCGCTTCGACTTCCCCGACGAGCTGCGGCCGGCTGTGGTGCATGGCGTCTGGTACTTCAACAGCCCCTACCCAAAAAACTACCCCCCAGTGGTCTTCAAGTCTCGAACCCAAGTCGTGCACGAGAGTTTCCAGGGCCGCAGCCGCCTCCTGGGGGACCTTGGCCTGCGTAACTGCACCCTTCTGCTCAGCAGCCTCAGCCCGGAGCTGGGCGGCAAGTACTACTTCCGCGGGGACCTAGGGGGCTACAACCAATACACCTTCTCGGAGCACAGTGTTCTGGATATCATCA ACACCCCCAACATCGTGGTTCCCCCAGAGGTGGTCGCAGGCTCTGAAGTGGAGGTGAGCTGCATGGTGCCAGACAACTGCCCGGAGCTTCGCCCGGAGCTGAGCTGGCTGGGCCACGAAGGGCTGGGGGAGCCCACCGTGCTGGGTCGGCTGCGCGAGgacgagggcacctgggtgcagGTGTCGCTGCTACATTTCGTGCCCACTAGGGAGGCCAACGGCCACCGGCTGGGCTGCCAGGCCTCCTTCCCCAACACCACCCTGCAGTTCGAGGGCTACGCCAGCCTGGACGTCAAGT ACCCCCCGGTGATCGTGGAAATGAACGCCTCGGTGGAGGCCATCGAGGGCTCGCACGTCAGCCTGCTCTGCGGGGCGGACAGCAACCCGCTGCCGCTGCTGACCTGGATGAGGGACGGCACGGTGCTCCGGGAGGCCGTGGCCGAAAGCCTGTTCTTGGATCTGGAAGAGGTGACCGCCGCGGAGGACGGCGTCTACGCTTGCCTGGCAGAGAACGCCTACGGCCAGGACAACGGCACCGTGGAGCTCAGCGTCATGT ATGCACCCCGGAAGCCGATGGTGAACGGGACGATGGTGGCTGTGGAGGGGGAGACGGTCTCCATCTTGTGCTCCACACAGAGCAACCCGGATCCTATTCTCACCATCTtcaaggagaagcagattctggcCACGGTCATCTACGAGAGCGAGCTGCAGCTTGAGCTGCCTGCCGTCACTCCCGAGGATGACGGAGAGTACTGGTGTGTGGCTGAGAACCAGTATGGCCAGAGGGCCACCACCTTCAACCTGTCCGTGGAGT TTGCCCCCATGATCCTCCTGGAGTCCCACTGTGCAGCAGCCCGGGACACGGTGCAGTGCCTGTGCGTGGTGAAATCCAACCCGGAGCCGTCCGTGGCTTTCGAGCTGCCCTCACGGAACGTGACTGTGAACGAGACTGAGCGGGAGTTTGTGTACTCGGAGCGCAGTGGCCTCCTGCTCACCAGCATCCTCACGCTGCGGGGGCAGacccaggccccgccccgggTCATTTGCACAGCCCACAACCTCTACGGCACCAAGAGCCTGGAGCTGCCCTTCCAGGGAGCCC ACCGCCTGATGTGGGCCAAGATCGGCCCCGTGGGAGCCGTGGTAGCCTTTGCCATCCTAATTGCCATCGTCTGCTACATCACCCAGACACGCAGAAA AAAGAACGTGACAGAGAGCCCCAGCTTCTCGGCGGGGGACAACCCCCCGGTTCTGTTCAGCAGCGACTTCCGCATCTCTGGGGCACCAGAGAAATATGAG AGTGAGAGGCGACTGGGATCTGAGAGGAGGCTGCTGGGCCTTCGCGGGGAGCCCCCAGAGCTGGACCTGAGCTATTCTCACTCGGACCTGGGCAAACGACCCACCAAGGACAGCTACACCCTGACGGAGGAGCTGGCCGAGTATGCTGAAATCCGTGTCAAGTGA